GattaaatattattaattaacctactactatattttttaataatattaatatCCAGTTCCTAGTACTCCTTTGAGCTCAACTGAAGACCTTTCCAAAACGCGAAACTTTGCAGCAGTGAACTGGTCGTACAAATAATTCAAACACAAATTAGGCACTCGTGTGACAATCTTACGCGTTCTCCATAAAAGAATACATCGATTCGGTTAGTTTTGGTTCGTTGAAATACAATTGTGTCAATGGGACTTCTTAATAATGTCGTGAATGAGAGGTTTTGCTCTTGTTTCCCCTCAGAAGGCCTCACCTTGTGGCGTGTGAGAACACCGATTGTCGTTTCCATTCAATTTCGTCTCCAAAAGATTAACAATAACATACAAAAATATTACACAAAAAGTTCTGTAACGTCcaagccagccagccagccagccagccagccagccagccagccagccagccagcaTGTCAGTCAGCCACTcagaaacaaaacaaaaaaatagaaaagacGATATCTACTTACGGCCACACAGTGATTCatattttgatttgattgcCCTTCGGTTCACTTTAAACTCTTCAAACCATCCAAGAACCTGGCCCACTGTGGGTGATTCTGTTCTATTCCACAATTTCAACACTTCCATCATACGAGCGTTGTTGTGACCAATGTGCTCGCGAATGTAGTGAAGATCGTCTGAGCTGATAAGAAAAGCTCCAATATTTTCCCATAAGGATCCACAGGCTCTGATTAGCTGATCTGACACGGGAGCATCATCGGCGggaaaagaatctaaaaGCAGGCAATTAGAGGTAACTAGAAAGAGGTCAAAAAAAAGGCATACCTGAAACGAAATCGCATGTGATCCCTAAATCTCTGACAgaagaacgatgacgacttTCCGGTCGAGTGGAAACCACAAGGTCATCGAGAGCCTTTTCCGGACGAAccgtttctcgttgaagaacggaaaatcgagcggcgtcctattaattaaaacaaataCATAAGGTAACTGAATCAAagtgatgatgacgtacgtaatgctgtcgaaggagagctcttGTTTCACCATTCCTTGCCACCTGATGAGGCGTCTTTCCGTCCTGAAATTCACGTTTATAGAGTCTCTCTAATTTACAAGAAAATCACGTCACCTGATCTTGACACGTGATTTCAACACCCTTCTTAATCGATTaatagatcaataactgATGCGTCTATGCTTGAAAAGCTTTCTGCAACAATATGCtgcatttttttgttctacaaagattcgaatagagaacgattgagAAATGAGAATTCTGACTAACCTTATTTCTGAAAGAGACatcagctcctaattcaattagttgctgaatgacaAGGAAAGAAGGATGTTCCTCACATGCGTACAATAAGGGTGTCCTTCCCTCCTAAAAATAGGACtaacaaacaaaaatgcaaaatatcgTAAGAATGCGACCTTatcaacagaattgatattaatgcctttctcaatgacaagatatcgaagaacatctttcacttcgtcatcttcacactTTGAGGAGTTATAGGTGGCATGAAACAAAGCCGTGTTTCctttctgaataaaaaagacggcgatttgttgaATTTTTAGCAAATAAACTACATCTCACGTaatcttttgcttgacagtttgctcctttttcaaccaagtagcgaactttcgCTGAACGATTGATGGAACTTTTACACGCCCacataaaaggcgtttgCCCACtctgaagatgaaataagaataaaagtatcACAAGTGACATCTTCTAACCCTGTCGAAGCTACTGATATCAGCCTTGTGTTCCACAAGCCATTTCATTCCAAAAATGCTTTCACTGGAGCAGGCAGGATGCAGAGGAGTGAACCCATACTATTACAAATATTTCACATGTAGCAAAAAAGGACATTATGTATCACCTTTTCTTCAATAGCATTGACACTCAATCCTTTTTCATTAAAaagataattaaaaatctcgtttgttttttcagatgacgaaaatgGATTCCCAGCTCCCCAAACCTATAAATCAAAGTTATTGTTGCCAGAGGGTTGATATCAGTTCTGTTACAATATCCAATGGTGACAAAATGTAGCCATGTTCTTCGAGACagaccattttcttcattgtgtcaacggaacttTCACAGGCCAGAGAATATGGCGTAAGTCCCATCTAAAAAAGAGTGATGAGTGAAACcatatgaaatcaattccaagtCATACCAAGGCTTTCACATTGATATTTGCACCGTGATTGACGAGCtattcaacgccaaaaatatttccccacccacacgcacagtgaagtgggcggagtcTATCCTGCATCcacgcatcaattaatttaccaatccaaaacgCATTCATACCCCTTCTAATTCCTTTCCAATgtcttgattcttttgcacaATGGCATAACTGAGCCAATCATCggcttcctccgccgaatcaaactctcttcccgccacatagtgaaataatgaagacaaaaagatgtactaacgaaaaggagaatacaaTATTGTGCAgcgatgaaaaacgcgaccaTTCCATACCTGCtcagatcgaaatcctttttctgtagaaagaaaactcttcaattcatcttcatcttcctTCGCGAGTATCTTGATCAATCTTGTGATCGCGGACGGGATCATTCTGGGAGTGCGTTTCTGCCAACAACAATCAGCCAACTAATTAATGAATAAcaacgtttttcgtcgtgaGTCGGTGATTCTacgaattcgttttcggttCATTCGATCACACTACTCAGCCTCGACATAAACGTCCGTCGATGTCTTCTTGCGGCGAAGGAGATGAACGAAGCTTCAGCGACAAAGAGTAACAAACGCATGCGCACTCGGCTTACTGAATCTCATGTggaggtgacgtcacagatctggaaaaaaaattaattacacAATTCAAAACTACATGAATGTAATTATTACcaattcgtcttttccttcgcaTCCATTCAGTCTGAAGGAAAAGATTCAACTTACTTATTTACTTATTTTCGGTTATTAGCGTTAGTGCGGGGATAATAGAAAAACATCTCAAGTCGCAAGTCACGCGTAAAACTTCCAACTTCTTAATTCATTCACTTTCGACAGCCCCGAAGCGCCGCAATTGCACGAAATCTTACTTCCTTCCGTTTCAAACTCAAACTTGTAATCGTACGTCAactagaaaaagagagcTTTACCCTCCCGCTCGGTATAGAAGATGCAAAGCAGAGAGAAATAcctcttcgcctttcttgatgaaacgcttcgaaataataataatcttcCTAACGACTTCGGCGACGCAATTGGGATCGCACGAatgattgatttatttaattgagcACCTCACCGAATCTCGTCTCTTAAAGATAAACAACGACATAAAAATTTTTACATGCAACGTCCAAGacagccagccagccagccagccagccagccactcaaaaaaattaagaaaacaaaaaaagacgagtTCTACTTACTCCCACACAGCGATTCAAATTTCAATATGATTGCCCTTCGATTAACTTCAAACAGCTCAAATAATCTTAGAAGCTGACCCACTGTAGGTGATTTTGCAGTGTTCCACAATTTCAACACTTTGACCATACGAGAAAAGTCGTGACGAATTTGTTCGCGAATATATTGAAGATCATTATCATCAATATGTAGAGAGGAGCCAAGATTTTCCCACAATGAACCCTTGACGTGAGCGCAGGCTGTGATCAGATCGTCTGATAACGGAGCATCATCAGGGGGAAAAGTACCtgaataaaataatttttaaaaagaaaaggtacTCAAAAAATGAATACCCGAAGCAAAACCGGATAGAACCACTAAGTCTCTGACCGAtgaacgatgacgtctttcAGGGCGAGCGGAAAACAAGAGGTGATCGAGAGCCTTTTCATTGACTTTCTTATCAACTTCACTTGACGAATAAATAGCAGGATCTTCGTTGAGTTGCTGAAGATGAGAACTGTCTAAATAGAACCAGTTGAGAATAACTCCCggacttcgttcgtcgcacgCTTCAGCGATCAGCAACTTCAGTTccttgaagaattttctcgtctcgGCCTCGCAGCTGATTTTGCTTGACCAAcgaagaatgacgtcaatgcaatgACGTCCCTTTTTCATTCCAAATTGGATTAGACACTCGATTACTTTACTGTCGACGATCCTAACTAATTTGATGCCGTTCTTCCAAAGCTCTTCACTTGTGTCCGTCAGACGAGAGCAACGACATTGAAGaatgacgaacgacgacggtgagaTAATATCAATCGGTTTATCGCACTCGTATCGTTGGCCACGATACACGTCCAGCTCCAAATCTTTAACCCAGGCGGCAGGAGGAATTGAATCATCGAGAAGAGCGGGAATCTGATACATTCTGGGAGCGTCTTCCAGCTCAATGCACAGATCCAAATAGCGAAGAACCTCAATTGCAACGTTAGCCTTCACAACGAATGCAGATGGACGGCCCTTGTATAT
The genomic region above belongs to Oscarella lobularis chromosome 12, ooOscLobu1.1, whole genome shotgun sequence and contains:
- the LOC136193516 gene encoding 26S proteasome non-ATPase regulatory subunit 10-like, with the protein product MGLTPYSLACESSVDTMKKMVCLEEHGYILSPLDIVWGAGNPFSSSEKTNEIFNYLFNEKGLSVNAIEEKYGFTPLHPACSSESIFGMKWLVEHKADISSFDRSGQTPFMWACKSSINRSAKVRYLVEKGANCQAKDYKGNTALFHATYNSSKCEDDEVKDVLRYLVIEKGININSVDKEGRTPLLYACEEHPSFLVIQQLIELGADVSFRNKNKKMQHIVAESFSSIDASVIDLLID